ctcagggttaagtgtcttgctcagggacacaatggtagtaagtgggatttgaacctgtgactttgtggtcttctggttcataggcaagtgtattaCACACTCGTCATTTAACTGTTTattatttcacttcacttatgaaCCCCGCTTTTCAGTGTCATTCAGGTGTGCCTTACCCAAACGGCCACTTGTGAGCATGTCCCATGCATATTACATTTGAAAACCGTGACAGAATTAGATGTTGGACCACCTGCTGGAAGACTGGAACCGTAGAGAAAAGAGACCGTTTAGACCGATTCTTTGCATGACTTTATCGATCATTACAGAATATATAGCGTAGTTACATGAAATTCGGTTTTAAAAGACAGTAGAGATACAGATCAGTAAATCACTCATCGATGGATGAAATCTTGTGGCTTGCTGAGGTGCGGGTTTGTGGAGAAAAGCCCTTGAGCCTTCCACCTCCTCGCTGCTTACATAACTCTGCACATATCAGCTCCAGCTcgtcctctcctcttctctgttACCTCCGAACTGACCTGTTCCTCCAATCAAACACAATCACGCTGGGAGGACACAAGAAGCAGCGgcaagagaggaggaggaggaggaggaggaggaggagagttgTCGTTTTGTAACCTCATCTGAGGTTAGCTGCATCAGCGTCCGGGAGTTAGGCAGAGCGGGAGAGAAGGCGAGGACGAGTAGGAACGAGTGGGAGCGTGGCGAGGGCGGGACAGATCTGGAGAGCAGGGAAGGAGCGGAATTACTGGAGCTGAGCGGTGACGAGGGAGTCAGGGGACCAGTCTTAATTAAAACACGGCGAGACTGAGTGACATCTAGTGCAACTACCGTGTCATTGTGAGATGCAGGGCGCACTGCGCGCTCTGGGGCTTGTTCATTAGTGTAGGGTCAAGGGTCagggatttacataaaaatataaaagaaaaaaggagagcTGGGCAGTTGTctgtgtcttgaagaagggacaccGTCCTTCTTTCTTGGTAATTAGTCACCCAGATCACAATCTTTCGTGCTGTTTTTCTAAACGGCCAAATGACTGATGGCTctcacttcctcttcctggATGATTCGAACCTTCGCCCACCAACACGTCCCATAAGCAGGCATCCTCAGAGTGTGTGTATCTTACACTAGCGTTGCAGCGGTTTGAAAATAGAGCCCTCTGCCAGATTCTGGCCATTTGAACAGATGTGCAAAaatagatgaataaaaaaaagactttcttGGCCTGAGTTTTGCCGTGATGCACAATGAGAGGCGGAAGAGAAGGGAGAGTCATGGTGAAACATCAGCTCGCAAGCTTGATGCCATGTTGGCCGGAAGTGCCCCCTTCTTACAGAAATAAAGAGGTCCTGTGCAGGCGGGAACCGACCTTTTTGAAAAGAGCTCGGAGCTTGCATACTTTGCAGTGTGCCATCTTGCCCTTCTTCGCTCCGTTCGGGGCAGCGCGGCTGCTCTTTTGTCCCTCGGCCTCCCGCAGTCCTAGCCAGGGACTCCATACTCCACCATGCAGCTGCGGGTCGGCCACGGGGTCGTCGGGAGGGTTGCGCGGTGGCACAGCGGTCTGGTTATACTCGGCGATCCGCGCCAGGAGCAGCTTCACCACCTCTGGCCGGGCCTCGGACTGATCGGCCCTCTCGTACGGGTCGGCGGTGATGTTGAAGAGCCAGACGGATTTGCCCCGCTGGTCTTGCCGCTTCTCCATGGTCTGCCACTGCTGAGGTCCCCCAGGCAGGGTCTGAGGGGGGAACCAGTCCCCGTCGCCCACGTTCCCCGTCAGCAGCTTCCAGTCTCCGGCCCGGATGGCGGCGCGCACCGATGTGTCCCAGATGCCGAAGCCGCTCTGATTCAGAGCCCTGCGGTCGGGTTCGCTGGTCCTGCGAGACACTGGGTCGATATTGAAAAGGATCTCAGTGCGCGGGCAGGGCAGACCCTGGCTGATGGACTCCCACACGTCATGGCCATCCAGAAGCCTGGAGTCTCCTAGCGGGGCTCCAGCCAGCGACAGAAGGGTGGGGTACCAGTCCGAGATGTGGATCAGAGCGCGGCTCACCTTCCCTTTTCCAGCGAGGAGGGGGCTGTGGACGAAGCCCACAGCTCGCACGCCACCCTCCCAGTAAGAGCCCTTCCCACCGCGCAGAGGCCAGTTACAGCCGCCAGAGAGAGGCTGGCCACCGTTGTCAGAGGAGTAGACAATGACAGAATTCCGGTAGAATCCCCGCTCCCTGAGCTCCTGCACCACACGGCCCACCGCCTCATCCACACCGCTCATCATGGCGGCGTAGTGGCGACGCAGGCGGTTGTCGACGGAATGGTATCGTTGCAGGAGGTGGGCGGGGGCCTGAAGTGGCGTGTGAACAGCCTGGAGGGCGACGTACAGGAAAACGGGTTTGTTCGGGTTGTGGGTCCTCAGAATCTGCTTCACCCTGGAAAAGAAGAAGGTTTGAAGGTTTGCACGAAATCAATGTATCGGGATTAGCTTTCAGCCCATCCAAATTGTTGCAATCACcacaattaatgcaaattaatcATGCAAGTTTGTAATTTGGTCCTAGCACCACAGTTTACGTGAGTTTGACAAATCTTAGCCATCACCCACCCTAAACACAAACTCCCTTCCTTGTCACTACCACGTTGTGCAGGTGCAGGAATGTGTTCTGAAATGGAGCGTCCATTTTTCATCTTCCACTCCCATATTTAACACGTCCATAAGGTTTTTACTGCTATTCGGATAAACATCACGGATGGATGCTTTCATATGTCTAGTAACGTGTTAGAAATGTGATCTAAGTGATGTCAGTCATTGTATAATTACTGCTAAACACAGTTACTGTTTCATCTATAATCACTGGAAGTCACCATTGATTCTTAATGAAttatacaacaacaaaaaaaaataatctaattTTTGCAACGAAATAAAGCATTATAGGTCACAGCAAGAGGAAATGGGCTTTGTAAAGCCATGATTTATTCATGCTGAAGGGCACAGTGAAAGAAGCCCTTTACAGTTTAACTGGGAGGAGCTGCACTGATGAACAGTTTCTCCCTCACTTCTCCGTGTACAGCAGGGTGGAGTAGTTCCCGCTCAGCTCCCAGGCCGGCCTCTCTCCATCGTGGAGGTCGAATCCGCAGGCCTCTGCCCCGTCACAGCTCTGGAAGGTGAAGTGGTCCCCGCTTCCGGTCAGAGAGCCCAGGAAGGTCTGGAAGCCCCGGCTTGTAGGCAGACACTCGGGCCGGCAGAAGCCCAGATGCCACTTGCCCACCATGTGGGTGCTGTAGCCTGCCTGGCGGAGCTTCTCGGGCAGGGTGGGGACGTCTGGGGGCAGGCAGAGTGGCTGACGGGAACGGATGATGGAGTGCTGGAGCCCTGTGTGGATCTGGTAGCTGAAACGAGTGGAAAAAGGACTTGAAATAGGGATCGATCTCAACTACAGACTAAAGTGGAGAAGACTGGAACACACTCCTGTCCCAGATTTAAAAACCTTCAAACAAACTTTAAAACAAACAGGAGGGGAAATGCTATTATAATGACTTTGacaagataaaaagaaaaacattttaattggttATATCCTGAGCTTCTCTGTCTCGTGTCCTACAGTATTCCTGCTTATTCTTTGTAATCTGTCCCCGTCAACTGTGGCAAAAGaaatgagtaaaataaaaaaaaaaaacattttcttataAATTGATGAGATATTATTGAataaggtgtgcaaatgtgaacaTCGCTGTATCCTTTTGGATTTGGCCCTGGTATCAGAGGCATCGTCAAGCATCCTCCACGGCGAGTTGTGTCTCAGTTATTACCGTGGTGCAGACAGGAATTTGTATTATTGTACTGCTGCCCTATAATGTGATATGTGGTGCTTTGGCCTGAGCCTCTCTAGGAGCATTACTCATTCGTTCCTTGTGacattgattgtcattgttactCCTGCTTTTCAGTCTCTGGTGAAAACCAGATGAAGCAGCTTCATATTGGGACAGACCTTCGCAATGCAACATAATGCAacataaatgaatgtgtgtCAATTCCTTGTATCTGAAgaaaaaatgcagtaaatgcagtaaatgcaacTCTTCTAGGAGGAATTTACCACATGTACATCCAGGGGAGAATTTGACTAAAACGTGAATTGCATTTCTACAGGCcacacaaaatatgtttttgtttgaaAGGACAGTGCAAGGTTGGTATAAAGTACTACGAACCGGCCGGTCATAAGCTGGCTCCTGGATGGTGAGCAGATGGGCTGGACGTAATAATTCTCCAACTTCACACCCTCTGATGCCAGATGGTCCAGGACAGGAGTGTGGATGTCCGAGCCGTGGTACCCAACGTCCCTGAAACCTTGGTCATCGACCATGAAGAAGACGATGTGAGGAGCTGAGACGTTCAGAGCCTTGGTATCCACAAGGAGCAGGCAGGACAGACGGCTCAGCATAGCCACAGTGAACAGGGGTGCAGCGGACCGACAGACTCCCT
Above is a genomic segment from Denticeps clupeoides chromosome 8, fDenClu1.1, whole genome shotgun sequence containing:
- the LOC114795642 gene encoding arylsulfatase I; this translates as MKGVCRSAAPLFTVAMLSRLSCLLLVDTKALNVSAPHIVFFMVDDQGFRDVGYHGSDIHTPVLDHLASEGVKLENYYVQPICSPSRSQLMTGRYQIHTGLQHSIIRSRQPLCLPPDVPTLPEKLRQAGYSTHMVGKWHLGFCRPECLPTSRGFQTFLGSLTGSGDHFTFQSCDGAEACGFDLHDGERPAWELSGNYSTLLYTEKVKQILRTHNPNKPVFLYVALQAVHTPLQAPAHLLQRYHSVDNRLRRHYAAMMSGVDEAVGRVVQELRERGFYRNSVIVYSSDNGGQPLSGGCNWPLRGGKGSYWEGGVRAVGFVHSPLLAGKGKVSRALIHISDWYPTLLSLAGAPLGDSRLLDGHDVWESISQGLPCPRTEILFNIDPVSRRTSEPDRRALNQSGFGIWDTSVRAAIRAGDWKLLTGNVGDGDWFPPQTLPGGPQQWQTMEKRQDQRGKSVWLFNITADPYERADQSEARPEVVKLLLARIAEYNQTAVPPRNPPDDPVADPQLHGGVWSPWLGLREAEGQKSSRAAPNGAKKGKMAHCKVCKLRALFKKVGSRLHRTSLFL